The Thermincola ferriacetica genome window below encodes:
- a CDS encoding DUF1638 domain-containing protein, producing the protein MNYTIIACETLLDELNLAIRETGCQYPVIWVESEYHIDPNELRKRLQKEIDALTNVDNILFAYGCCGNGLVGLKASTANLIIPKTDDCISMVLSEPGKIFERRKETYFLTKGWMESSKGLLNEYWHTLKRYGEKRAKKIFALMLKHYHHLMLIDTKAYNLEEWLNKARELAQNTHLELAVTEGGIWFLKKLLTGPYDENFCVVKKGETVNIGHFRHQYSEPSHQAI; encoded by the coding sequence ATGAATTATACAATTATTGCCTGTGAGACGCTGCTTGATGAATTAAATTTGGCGATACGGGAAACGGGATGCCAATATCCGGTAATTTGGGTAGAATCAGAATATCATATAGATCCTAATGAATTAAGGAAAAGGTTGCAAAAGGAAATAGATGCACTGACTAACGTGGACAACATATTATTCGCCTACGGTTGCTGCGGTAACGGTCTGGTAGGTTTAAAGGCTTCTACGGCTAATTTAATTATTCCTAAGACTGATGATTGCATATCTATGGTATTAAGCGAGCCCGGCAAAATATTTGAACGCCGGAAAGAAACCTATTTCTTAACTAAAGGCTGGATGGAAAGTTCTAAAGGCTTGTTGAATGAATACTGGCATACTTTAAAACGTTATGGAGAAAAAAGGGCTAAGAAAATTTTTGCGCTAATGCTCAAGCACTATCATCATTTAATGCTTATTGACACAAAAGCATATAACCTGGAAGAGTGGTTGAACAAAGCCCGGGAGTTAGCCCAAAATACCCACCTGGAACTGGCTGTAACAGAAGGCGGCATTTGGTTTCTGAAAAAGCTGTTAACAGGGCCATATGATGAAAATTTCTGCGTCGTTAAAAAGGGTGAAACAGTCAATATCGGTCATTTTCGGCATCAGTACAGTGAGCCATCCCACCAGGCTATTTAG
- a CDS encoding methyl-accepting chemotaxis protein, giving the protein MPKIKLNLFTKLFFYMFVLVMVVTLGISVNSYYRSAQIIGQKENELLDTVVKEKVNTFEVIIKNSAQTDELIAGLPMVREYVAAANAGQILKNTAELSSHLKNIYQKSNGLYENVFIAGKNGRSLADGIGGKSVGVDLRKKKYYKGAIEGKLTLGEVSISPVTGRPVFVIGAPIKNGSETIGVAGVSIDFNTLTKPITETKIGQTGFTYVANKQGLILAHPDSSVVMKQDLDEQGPDLARISQRMREEVQGSGSYTLNGVEKIIVFRQVPNTDWVLASVIESGEVLAQINQVRVQFFVIGGIALLLALGAAIIIARNLTGPIKKLLEAMERTAKGDLTYHLEIQRQDELGGLVHAFNKMQAQTNGLIRHAAEMAAKVSMTSKELSSNAKEATKATQQVAQTIEQVAKGSANQAQSVTEIVQVMDQMVQSIQQVAAGAGEQSKNVVTTTDMVNEMVEKIAVMAESMENIRQVAEQNGLVAENGGKAVEKTVDGMLKVKEAVFATANRIHDLGEHSQKIGEIIQVIDDIAEQTNLLALNAAIEAARAGEHGKGFAVVADEVRKLAERSSKATKEIAQLITDIQRGTKVAIDSMQTGTTEVEQGVVLAQEAGRSLKEIVDGVKNSGENIHKIMELINNILTGSREVSQAVNNVAAITEGNSAATEEMSASAQQVNSSIQNVASISEENASAAEEVSASTEELTASIEEISASSEQLARMAEELQGLVSKFSV; this is encoded by the coding sequence GGCAAAAAGAGAATGAATTGCTCGATACGGTGGTAAAGGAAAAAGTCAATACTTTTGAAGTAATCATTAAAAACAGCGCACAAACCGATGAATTGATTGCCGGTTTACCTATGGTACGGGAATATGTTGCTGCTGCCAATGCCGGCCAAATTCTTAAAAATACAGCGGAGCTCAGTAGTCATCTAAAGAACATTTATCAAAAAAGCAACGGCTTATATGAAAACGTTTTTATTGCCGGTAAAAATGGCCGGTCCTTGGCTGACGGGATTGGCGGAAAGTCTGTTGGGGTAGATTTGCGAAAAAAGAAGTACTATAAGGGAGCAATTGAGGGCAAATTAACTTTGGGCGAAGTAAGTATTTCTCCGGTTACCGGCAGGCCCGTTTTTGTTATCGGAGCGCCAATCAAAAACGGCAGTGAAACAATTGGTGTTGCGGGTGTTTCCATCGATTTCAATACGCTGACAAAGCCGATCACGGAAACTAAAATCGGCCAAACCGGTTTTACATATGTTGCCAACAAACAGGGATTAATTCTTGCTCATCCGGACTCCTCCGTGGTTATGAAACAGGATCTGGACGAGCAGGGACCTGACTTGGCCAGGATCAGCCAGAGGATGCGTGAAGAGGTACAGGGGAGCGGTTCTTATACCTTAAACGGTGTAGAAAAAATAATTGTTTTCCGGCAAGTGCCTAATACTGACTGGGTTTTAGCTTCAGTAATAGAGTCCGGGGAAGTTTTGGCTCAAATTAACCAAGTGCGTGTGCAATTTTTTGTGATTGGTGGTATAGCCCTGTTACTCGCTTTGGGTGCAGCCATAATTATTGCCAGAAACTTGACTGGGCCGATTAAAAAGCTGCTTGAGGCAATGGAGCGGACTGCTAAAGGGGACCTAACGTACCATTTGGAGATACAGCGCCAGGATGAGCTTGGCGGTCTTGTGCATGCCTTTAATAAAATGCAAGCTCAGACTAATGGGTTGATCAGACATGCCGCTGAGATGGCAGCCAAGGTGAGCATGACCAGTAAGGAGCTTTCTTCTAATGCCAAAGAAGCTACCAAAGCCACTCAGCAGGTGGCCCAGACAATTGAGCAGGTTGCCAAAGGATCTGCGAACCAAGCCCAGAGTGTTACTGAGATTGTACAGGTTATGGACCAGATGGTTCAGTCAATCCAACAGGTTGCTGCGGGGGCGGGCGAACAGAGTAAAAACGTTGTTACTACGACCGACATGGTAAACGAAATGGTTGAAAAGATAGCTGTTATGGCTGAAAGTATGGAAAACATCAGACAAGTGGCCGAACAGAATGGACTGGTAGCCGAAAACGGAGGCAAAGCTGTCGAAAAAACCGTTGACGGTATGCTGAAGGTTAAAGAAGCAGTCTTTGCGACTGCCAACAGGATTCACGACCTGGGTGAACACTCACAGAAAATAGGGGAAATTATCCAGGTTATTGATGACATTGCTGAACAGACAAATCTACTGGCATTGAATGCCGCGATTGAGGCTGCACGGGCCGGTGAACACGGTAAAGGTTTTGCGGTAGTTGCCGATGAGGTAAGAAAACTTGCCGAAAGGTCCAGCAAAGCTACCAAGGAGATAGCCCAGCTAATCACAGACATCCAAAGGGGTACTAAAGTAGCCATAGATTCAATGCAAACGGGTACTACGGAAGTCGAACAGGGAGTAGTCTTGGCTCAGGAGGCCGGAAGATCCCTGAAAGAAATAGTGGATGGCGTCAAAAATTCGGGAGAAAATATACACAAAATTATGGAGCTGATAAACAATATATTAACCGGAAGCAGGGAAGTATCGCAGGCTGTGAATAACGTAGCGGCTATCACCGAAGGGAACTCTGCAGCAACCGAAGAAATGTCTGCTTCCGCACAGCAGGTGAACTCCTCGATACAGAATGTAGCATCAATTTCGGAAGAAAACGCATCGGCGGCGGAAGAGGTGTCTGCTTCAACAGAGGAATTGACTGCTTCCATTGAAGAAATTTCGGCTTCATCTGAACAGCTTGCCAGGATGGCCGAGGAACTCCAAGGCCTGGTATCTAAATTCAGTGTATAA
- a CDS encoding methyltetrahydrofolate cobalamin methyltransferase yields the protein MIIIGEKINGTIPSVKKAIEAKDEEFIRDLAVRQAEAGADYIDVCAGTAPEIEEETLIWLMDIVQDAVDKPLCIDSPNPRTIEKVFPYAKRPGIINSVSEEGDKCEVIYPMIQGTEWQVIALTCDNRGIPSDVQTRVDITKIMVEKAQKYGITPDRIHIDPLVMALSADNKSLLNFIETLTAVKELYPTIKVTSGLSNISFGMPLRKVINQHFLTIAMYAGMDSAILDPCNRDMLTTLLATEALLGRDRFCRNFANAYRKNKIGPVKVVEK from the coding sequence TTGATTATCATTGGGGAAAAAATTAACGGTACCATTCCAAGTGTCAAAAAAGCAATAGAGGCCAAGGATGAAGAGTTTATTCGGGACCTGGCTGTCAGGCAGGCCGAGGCAGGAGCCGATTACATCGATGTCTGTGCAGGTACAGCGCCGGAGATCGAAGAGGAAACTTTGATCTGGCTGATGGACATTGTCCAGGATGCCGTTGATAAACCATTATGCATTGACAGCCCCAATCCAAGAACAATTGAAAAGGTTTTTCCATATGCCAAGCGGCCCGGAATAATTAACTCAGTATCCGAGGAAGGCGACAAATGCGAAGTTATTTACCCGATGATACAGGGCACAGAATGGCAGGTTATCGCATTGACCTGCGACAACAGGGGAATTCCGTCAGATGTTCAGACCAGGGTAGATATAACAAAGATTATGGTAGAAAAAGCACAAAAATACGGCATAACCCCCGACAGGATCCACATAGACCCATTGGTAATGGCCCTTTCCGCTGATAACAAATCTCTGCTGAACTTCATTGAGACACTGACCGCTGTAAAAGAATTGTACCCCACCATAAAAGTTACCTCAGGTTTAAGCAATATTTCTTTTGGTATGCCTTTAAGAAAGGTAATAAATCAACACTTTTTAACTATAGCAATGTATGCCGGCATGGATTCAGCCATTTTGGACCCCTGTAACAGGGACATGTTAACGACGCTGTTGGCAACGGAAGCGTTGCTTGGACGCGACCGGTTCTGCAGGAACTTTGCCAACGCATACCGGAAAAACAAAATTGGACCCGTTAAAGTGGTCGAAAAATAA
- a CDS encoding GntR family transcriptional regulator, with translation MSNPVYIKIAEEIKNKINRAELKPGDAIASEAALCKEFGTSRMTVRKSLAILANEGYIYSIPGKGNFVRKPQHNKYILYYDEMNNAINSVDKTKLLEVNIIMPDEKLADELQITRNKNVIMIRRLFYTDGDPVAYDVKYLIYRKGMPIVEKEIEHATFTEMISGSTSLFAIKKELTIYARTPDEDIKRYLNIYNELALMVVEQKLYNSEDKPMGLGITYFRGDYIKLQGISQ, from the coding sequence ATGAGTAATCCTGTTTATATAAAAATAGCTGAAGAAATAAAGAATAAGATAAACCGCGCCGAATTAAAACCAGGTGATGCTATTGCTTCGGAAGCTGCATTGTGTAAAGAATTTGGGACCAGCCGGATGACTGTAAGAAAAAGCTTGGCCATTCTGGCCAACGAAGGATACATTTACTCAATTCCCGGTAAAGGTAACTTTGTTCGAAAGCCGCAACATAATAAATATATTCTTTATTACGACGAAATGAACAACGCTATTAATAGTGTTGACAAAACCAAGTTGCTGGAAGTCAATATTATCATGCCCGATGAAAAGCTGGCCGATGAATTACAGATTACCAGGAACAAAAACGTTATTATGATCCGTCGGTTGTTTTATACTGACGGCGACCCTGTAGCTTATGACGTTAAATATTTAATTTACCGTAAGGGGATGCCTATAGTGGAAAAAGAAATCGAACATGCTACCTTCACAGAAATGATTTCCGGCAGCACGTCCCTTTTTGCGATAAAAAAAGAACTCACCATTTATGCTCGAACTCCGGATGAGGATATAAAACGATATCTAAATATTTATAATGAATTGGCCTTAATGGTTGTGGAGCAGAAACTTTATAACAGTGAAGATAAGCCAATGGGGCTGGGAATTACATACTTTCGTGGAGACTATATTAAATTGCAGGGAATTAGCCAATGA
- a CDS encoding cobalamin B12-binding domain-containing protein, whose amino-acid sequence MVDLEKLTQAVGELDEEKVLAILKEFVGTNPSGEEANKVVNACQQGMAIVGDLFEKGEYFVGDLIFAGELLTAAIDTLKPVLGGESNTKIGKIVLGTVEGDLHDIGKNIFASMAEAAGFEVYDLGIDVPAGKFVEKIKEIKPQILGMSGVLTLALDAMKNTVDALQAAGLRDDIKIIIGGNPVTEDACKQIGADAFTTNAAEGVKICQEWVK is encoded by the coding sequence ATGGTGGATTTGGAAAAGTTGACTCAGGCAGTAGGAGAACTTGACGAAGAAAAAGTATTGGCGATATTGAAAGAATTTGTGGGAACTAACCCAAGTGGGGAAGAAGCAAACAAAGTAGTTAACGCGTGTCAGCAGGGAATGGCCATAGTGGGAGATTTATTTGAAAAAGGCGAGTACTTTGTTGGTGATTTGATCTTTGCCGGGGAATTACTTACAGCAGCCATCGACACCTTAAAACCTGTTTTGGGTGGGGAGAGCAACACCAAAATTGGGAAAATAGTTCTCGGTACAGTTGAAGGTGACTTGCATGACATCGGTAAAAACATCTTTGCCAGCATGGCCGAAGCGGCCGGCTTTGAAGTTTACGACCTGGGGATAGATGTTCCGGCCGGCAAGTTTGTAGAGAAGATAAAAGAAATTAAGCCACAAATCTTGGGCATGAGCGGTGTGCTCACCCTTGCTCTGGATGCAATGAAGAATACTGTGGATGCGCTTCAGGCAGCAGGGCTGCGTGATGACATAAAAATAATTATCGGGGGGAACCCTGTTACCGAGGATGCATGCAAGCAAATTGGCGCCGATGCATTCACAACCAACGCTGCTGAAGGCGTAAAAATTTGTCAGGAGTGGGTGAAATAG
- a CDS encoding cobalamin B12-binding domain-containing protein, which translates to MKDLKKMEGTIIKLVEQLDEENAIKLANEALNAGMHPLRLLELINEGMNRVGKLYESKDYYIADLIMAGLIFKQVLELDKMTAHFQSNHEQKIGKVIVGTVKGDIHDIGKDIFRGMMEANGFEVIDLGVDVPKEIFVKEVEEHKPDIVGLSGVLTSTVDAMKETIDAFVEAGLRHKAKFIVGGNHLTEDALRFIGADAFANDAAVGVKKCIEWINRTGQGVNKNE; encoded by the coding sequence ATGAAAGATCTAAAGAAAATGGAAGGAACAATTATAAAGCTGGTAGAGCAATTAGACGAAGAAAATGCCATAAAACTGGCTAACGAGGCGCTAAATGCAGGAATGCATCCGCTCCGCCTGCTGGAACTGATTAACGAAGGTATGAACAGGGTTGGCAAGCTGTATGAGAGCAAGGACTATTATATAGCAGACCTGATTATGGCCGGGCTTATTTTTAAGCAAGTGTTGGAATTAGATAAAATGACCGCTCATTTCCAAAGCAACCACGAGCAAAAGATTGGGAAAGTTATCGTTGGAACTGTAAAAGGCGACATTCATGATATTGGAAAAGACATATTCAGGGGCATGATGGAAGCCAACGGCTTTGAAGTTATTGATCTCGGGGTAGATGTTCCGAAAGAGATTTTTGTAAAAGAAGTTGAGGAACACAAACCCGATATTGTTGGGTTAAGCGGTGTACTCACATCTACTGTGGATGCAATGAAAGAGACAATTGATGCTTTTGTGGAAGCCGGGTTAAGACATAAAGCTAAATTTATCGTTGGCGGTAACCATCTTACAGAGGATGCATTAAGATTTATTGGCGCCGATGCTTTTGCCAATGACGCTGCTGTTGGCGTAAAAAAATGCATCGAATGGATTAATCGGACCGGACAGGGAGTAAATAAAAATGAGTAA
- a CDS encoding uroporphyrinogen decarboxylase family protein has product MSDKLALSQERTKLFEDIIDGVIPKRVPVSHNLPIEFAIQYAGKDLAEAQWDTSLLPEIFEKVCADFYSDTLPVLAFRFPSFYKILGARNFVMSSSGFLQHPEVEGLALEDYDAFIESPFDCIVEKVLPRLYSELDKDPVGKAMTLAKAFTAFNDDMGAAAMLYDKLIEKYGYARVNLFGGMCEAPFDFVADQLRGFKNISIDVRRVPDKVEAAVEAVTPWMIKMGMQPNPTKTSATFIPLHMAPYLRDKDFERFYWPTFKKTVDGLAEAGIKSFLFVEQDWMRYVDYLAELPENTIMMFEYGDPKLVKEKLGKKHIITGFYPISLLKTGTEQECIDKAKELIDILAPGGRYFFGFDKSPITVDSVNTRNLQAVLEYVATNANY; this is encoded by the coding sequence ATGTCCGATAAACTCGCATTGTCCCAAGAGCGGACTAAATTGTTTGAAGATATAATTGACGGTGTCATTCCCAAGAGAGTGCCTGTTAGCCACAATCTGCCCATCGAGTTTGCTATTCAGTATGCCGGAAAAGACTTGGCGGAAGCTCAGTGGGATACCTCACTACTTCCGGAGATATTTGAAAAAGTTTGTGCGGATTTTTATTCCGATACACTGCCTGTACTAGCTTTCAGGTTTCCTTCCTTTTACAAGATCCTGGGTGCCCGCAATTTTGTCATGAGCTCCAGCGGATTCCTGCAGCATCCTGAGGTTGAAGGGTTGGCTTTAGAAGATTATGATGCTTTCATCGAATCACCCTTCGACTGTATAGTAGAAAAGGTATTACCCCGGTTATACAGTGAACTTGATAAAGACCCAGTGGGTAAGGCTATGACTTTAGCCAAAGCCTTCACCGCCTTTAACGATGACATGGGCGCTGCCGCCATGTTATATGACAAACTGATAGAGAAATACGGCTATGCCCGTGTTAACCTTTTTGGCGGCATGTGTGAGGCACCTTTCGACTTCGTCGCTGACCAGTTAAGGGGTTTTAAGAATATTTCCATTGATGTTCGCCGGGTTCCTGATAAAGTGGAAGCGGCCGTTGAGGCAGTTACCCCATGGATGATCAAAATGGGCATGCAGCCTAACCCGACAAAAACATCGGCTACATTTATTCCTCTGCACATGGCACCCTATCTTCGGGATAAGGACTTTGAAAGATTCTACTGGCCAACCTTTAAGAAAACCGTTGATGGTTTAGCGGAGGCCGGCATTAAGTCATTCCTATTCGTAGAGCAAGACTGGATGCGTTATGTTGATTATTTAGCTGAACTGCCGGAAAACACCATCATGATGTTTGAGTACGGTGACCCCAAATTAGTCAAAGAAAAACTTGGCAAAAAGCATATCATTACCGGTTTCTATCCAATTTCCCTGTTAAAAACCGGGACCGAGCAGGAGTGTATTGACAAGGCTAAAGAGCTTATCGATATTTTGGCCCCGGGTGGCAGGTACTTCTTTGGTTTTGATAAGTCACCTATCACAGTGGACAGTGTTAACACCAGAAACCTCCAGGCTGTGCTGGAATACGTAGCTACCAACGCTAATTATTAA
- a CDS encoding MFS transporter, translating to MSEGTKPLLSPYRWVILIIMWSAVFIGIAAQFQVAALAYKIIPDFKLTPGQYSMILTAPMLAGVCFSFAAGALADRFGVKKVVAVGFVFSIVGVFFRFAAHNFWEMFMLMFLAGISPGLLNANVSKLLGAWFPREQMGTAMGIYFSASGVGMSVALATSAFFPTTKSAFITAGLIMLVIWILWMAFIKPKPEGAPDLPVMSVTKYIGVAARSKNVWLVGLALMFFMGSSMVFSGFLPNALNKVHRMSPVTAGFMASIVTFGTIVGSILGPVMSDRIGKIKPFLAPVAVLGAIAGYSSWLVAQGADMVALLALLGIFSGICTPLLMAFPMLLPEIGPVYAGSAGGIIGTLQVVGAVFIPSFIIAPLAGQNYNMLFALGSLSFLMMGVVALFLPELGAKARAEAGPNSIEAI from the coding sequence ATGAGTGAAGGTACAAAGCCTTTGCTGTCGCCATATCGCTGGGTGATTCTCATAATCATGTGGTCTGCTGTATTTATCGGTATCGCCGCCCAGTTTCAGGTAGCAGCCTTGGCATATAAAATTATCCCTGATTTCAAACTGACACCTGGGCAGTATTCCATGATCCTGACAGCGCCTATGTTGGCCGGTGTATGTTTCAGTTTCGCGGCGGGCGCCTTAGCTGACCGCTTTGGTGTCAAAAAAGTGGTAGCAGTAGGGTTTGTCTTTTCGATAGTAGGAGTGTTTTTCCGGTTTGCCGCCCACAACTTCTGGGAAATGTTTATGCTGATGTTCCTGGCCGGAATCAGTCCGGGCCTCTTGAACGCCAACGTATCCAAGCTGCTGGGGGCATGGTTTCCCAGGGAACAGATGGGCACTGCCATGGGTATCTATTTTTCTGCCAGCGGTGTTGGTATGAGTGTCGCTTTGGCCACGTCGGCTTTCTTTCCAACAACCAAGAGCGCCTTTATTACTGCGGGTTTAATTATGCTGGTAATATGGATTTTATGGATGGCCTTTATTAAGCCCAAGCCTGAGGGCGCACCTGATCTGCCGGTCATGTCCGTGACCAAATATATTGGCGTAGCTGCCAGAAGCAAAAATGTCTGGCTGGTGGGTTTAGCCTTGATGTTTTTCATGGGTTCATCAATGGTATTTTCCGGTTTTCTTCCTAATGCATTAAACAAAGTGCATAGGATGAGTCCGGTAACAGCCGGGTTTATGGCCTCTATAGTGACCTTTGGTACCATTGTGGGCAGCATCTTAGGTCCCGTTATGTCCGACCGCATTGGAAAAATTAAGCCCTTTTTGGCCCCTGTGGCGGTTCTGGGAGCAATTGCCGGATATTCGTCCTGGCTGGTTGCTCAAGGGGCAGACATGGTAGCGCTGCTTGCCCTGCTTGGAATCTTCTCGGGAATATGCACGCCTTTACTTATGGCGTTCCCGATGCTGCTTCCGGAAATAGGCCCTGTTTATGCCGGAAGCGCCGGAGGTATCATCGGTACTCTGCAAGTTGTCGGGGCTGTCTTTATTCCATCTTTTATTATTGCCCCGTTGGCGGGCCAAAACTACAATATGCTATTTGCCCTGGGCAGTTTGTCATTTTTAATGATGGGCGTAGTGGCCTTGTTTCTGCCTGAATTGGGCGCCAAAGCCCGGGCTGAGGCGGGTCCTAACTCTATAGAAGCCATCTAG